The DNA sequence ACACATTTTGCCAATTTCATCACCCTAATATTTTATAGTAAATTTATTATATTTTTCTCCATAATACTCTTCTTCAACTAATTTGTCAACTTCCGACATTGAATTTCCAGCTATTATTTTATTTTTAAATTGTTTATATTCAATTTCATTTTCATTAGAAATAATTATTTCAACATCGCCATTAAATAAATTTTTTACATACCCTTTTGCTCCATATTCACTTGCTAATATTTCTGTAAAGTATCTAAAACCTACTCCTTGAACTCTGCCTTTCACAATTAATCTTTTCATAATTATATTTCCTCTAATCCAATATCAATTCTGTCAATTGACAAACATTTTCCTGTTTTACTATTAAATGTAACATCTATTCCATTAAATCTAATATTATCATTACAAACTTCAAATCTTGTTGGAAGATAATTCATAAATTTACCTATTATCTTTTCTTTTTTACTTCCAATCACTCCATCAAATCCACCAGTCATACCTATATCACTTATATATCCAGTTCCTTTATGCAAAATCCTATTATCTGCTGTCATTACATGTGTATGCGTCCCAAATACAAGTGAAGCCCTCCCATCTAAAAACCATCCTAATGCCATTTTTTCAGACGTTGCCTCTGCATGAAAATCTACTACAACTACATCTGATTTCGACATTACTTCTTCTATCACTTGTTCAACTATTTTAAAAGGAGAATCAAGTTCTGGCATAAATACTCTTCCTTGTAAATTTATGACACCAATTTTTTTACCATTTTTTGTATTTAATATTATATATCCTCTTCCTGGTACATTATCAATACCATAATTTAAAGGTCTTATTATTCTAATTTCTTTATCTAATACAGGGTATATCTCTTTTTTATCCCAAGTATGATTTCCTCCAGTTATTAAATCTACTCCCATATCATATAATTCATCTGTTATTTTTTTTGTAATTCCAAATCCACCTGCTGAATTTTCTCCGTTTACAATTACAAAATCATATTCTTCCTCATGTTTTTCCATATACTTTTTTAAAGCTAATCTCCCTGGTTTACCTATAATATCTCCTACAACTAAAATTCTCATTTGTTCTCCTTCCTATATTTTAAAGAATATTTCAAAAATAAATTTTCCATATTTTGTTTTTTAATCGTCCTTAAGATGTTTAAATAAATAAAAAAATAAGCTACGCTTCATCTCGTAAAACATAAATATTTTTCTAAAAGATTTAAAAAAAGACGGCTAAAAAGCCGTCCCTCTATTTAGCGTATTCTATTGATCTAGTTTCTCTAACTATCATAACTTTTATTTGTCCTGGATATTGCATATTTTCTTCTATTTTTTTAGCAACATCTCTTGACAATTTTATAGCTCTATCATCATTAATTTCATCAGGTTTAACTATTATTCTTATTTCTCTACCAGCTTGTATTGCAAATGTAGTCTCAACTCCTTCAAAACTATTTGCAATTTTTTCAAGTCCTTCAAGTCTTTTTAAATATGTTTCTAAAGTTTCTCTTCTTGCTCCTGGTCTAGAAGCTGATACTGCATCTGCCGCTTGTACTAATACAGCTTCTACACTTTCAAATTCTTCTTCACCATGATGTGCTGCTACTGCATTTAATATTTGTGGTTTCTCTTTGAATTTTCTTAAGAAATCTTTTCCTATTAATGCATGAGAACCTTCTATATCGTGATCTAAAGCTTTACCTATATCATGTAACAGCCCAGCTCTTTTAGCTAATTCTACATCTGCTCCTATTTCAGAAGCTAATGTACCTGCTAAATGTCCTACCTCTATTGAATGAACAAGTACATTTTGACCATAACTTGTTCTATATCTTAATCTACCTAATACTTTTATCACTTCTGGATGTACTGAATGTATTCCTAATTCCAATACTGCTTGTTCTCCAGCTTCTATAATAGCTAATCCTACTTCTTCTTTAGCTTTTTCTATAGATTCTTCTATTTTTGCAGGATGAATTCTGCCATCTGCTACAAGTTTTTCCATAGCAATCTTAGCTATTTCTCTTCTTACAGAATCAAAACTAGATAATACAACTGCTTCTGGTGTATCATCAATTATTACATCTACACCTGTCAAAGCCTCTATAGTTCTTATATTTCTTCCTTCTCTTCCTATTATTCTACCTTTCATTTCATCATTTGGTAATTGAACTACTGACACTGTTGTTTCTACAACATAATCAGAAGCTGCTTTCCCTATTGCAGTAGATAATATTTTTTTAGATAATTTTTCTTTTTCAAATTCAATTTTTTTCTCATATTCTTTTATGGCTAATGCCGATTCATGATCTAATTCATTTTGTAACTCACTTAATAAAATATCTTTAGCTTCATCTTTAGTTA is a window from the Haliovirga abyssi genome containing:
- a CDS encoding acylphosphatase, whose protein sequence is MKRLIVKGRVQGVGFRYFTEILASEYGAKGYVKNLFNGDVEIIISNENEIEYKQFKNKIIAGNSMSEVDKLVEEEYYGEKYNKFTIKY
- a CDS encoding TIGR00282 family metallophosphoesterase, giving the protein MRILVVGDIIGKPGRLALKKYMEKHEEEYDFVIVNGENSAGGFGITKKITDELYDMGVDLITGGNHTWDKKEIYPVLDKEIRIIRPLNYGIDNVPGRGYIILNTKNGKKIGVINLQGRVFMPELDSPFKIVEQVIEEVMSKSDVVVVDFHAEATSEKMALGWFLDGRASLVFGTHTHVMTADNRILHKGTGYISDIGMTGGFDGVIGSKKEKIIGKFMNYLPTRFEVCNDNIRFNGIDVTFNSKTGKCLSIDRIDIGLEEI
- the rny gene encoding ribonuclease Y, whose translation is MASVLAAGLGGVIGYLLRKKVVDAKLGELEEIEKEINSAKDKAKIIIEDSKKEAGTIKKEAIIKAKDESYKIKEEAEKEIKLANGELQIKERRLIKKEEQLDNKIAKIEEKEENIEKKKLTLIKKEEEIESLKVKEEEELERISGLTKDEAKDILLSELQNELDHESALAIKEYEKKIEFEKEKLSKKILSTAIGKAASDYVVETTVSVVQLPNDEMKGRIIGREGRNIRTIEALTGVDVIIDDTPEAVVLSSFDSVRREIAKIAMEKLVADGRIHPAKIEESIEKAKEEVGLAIIEAGEQAVLELGIHSVHPEVIKVLGRLRYRTSYGQNVLVHSIEVGHLAGTLASEIGADVELAKRAGLLHDIGKALDHDIEGSHALIGKDFLRKFKEKPQILNAVAAHHGEEEFESVEAVLVQAADAVSASRPGARRETLETYLKRLEGLEKIANSFEGVETTFAIQAGREIRIIVKPDEINDDRAIKLSRDVAKKIEENMQYPGQIKVMIVRETRSIEYAK